The DNA segment GTTGCATCTAAGTGAGCAAACGTGGTTGCTGGAGATGGGTCAGTCAAGTCATCCGCTGGTACATATACCGCCTGTACAGAAGTGATAGAACCGGCTTTAGTTGATGTAATACGTTCTTGTAGAACACCCATTTCTTCAGCTAGTGTTGGCTGATAACCTACCGCAGATGGCATACGACCTAATAGAGCCGAAACCTCTGTACCCGCGAGGGTATAGCGATAAATGTTATCAATGAACAATAGAACATCACGACCTTCGTCACGAAAACGTTCTGCCATCGTTAGACCAGTCAGCGCTACGCGTAGACGGTTTCCTGGTGGCTCGTTCATCTGCCCGTAAACCATTGCTACTTTAGATTCTTCAGGATTTTCAACGTTAACAACGCCTGCTTCCTGCATCTCAAAATAGAAATCGTTACCTTCACGAGTACGTTCACCGACACCCGCAAAGACTGAAAGACCAGAATGTTGCAGTGCGATGTTATTGATAAGTTCCATCATATTAACGGTCTTACCAACACCTGCACCACCAAATAGACCTATTTTACCACCCTTAGCGAATGGGCAAATCAAGTCGATAACTTTCACGCCAGTCTCTAGAAGTTCAGACACATTGGACTGTTCTTCGTAACTTGGTGCTTCACGGTGAATAGCATAGTGTTCTTCCGCACCAATGTCACCACACTCATCAATCGCATCACCTAAAACGTTCATGATACGGCCAAGAGTTTTCGTACCTACTGGTACGGTGATTGGAGCGCCAGTGTTCTCTACTACTAATCCACGACGTAAACCATCAGAGCTGCCCATCACGATTGCGCGAATAACGCCACCGCCAAGCTGTTGTTGAACTTCAAGAACAAGACGTTCTTTCGCTTCAATAACATTCAGAGCGTCATATACACGAGGTACTTCACCCTGTGGGAACTCTACGTCGACTACCGCACCGATGATCTGTACGATCTTACCTGTAGCCATCGTTAATCCTCTAACTAATTAGTTTTACCTATGATTAAACCGCTGCTGCGCCTGATACGATTTCAGATAGTTCTTGTGTAATAGCCGATTGACGGGCCTTGTTATACACAAGTTCTAGATCATCTATCAGATCGCTTGCATTGTCTGTAGCTGCTTTCATCGCAATCATTCGAGCCGCTTGCTCACAAGCAAGGTTCTCAACCACACCTTGATATACTTGAGATTCGACATAACGAATCAATAGTGCATCAAGTAATGGTTTAGGCTCTGGCTCATAGATATAATCCCATGAGTGAGTGCGCTTCATACTTTCGCTATCCGATTTAGGTAAAGGTAATAATTGATCGATCGTTGGTTCCTGAACCATAGTATTAACAAACTTGTTAAATACTACGTATAAGCGATCCAACTCGCCTTCATCATACTTCTTCAACATAACACCAACAGAACCGATCAATTCTTCTAGGCTTGGATCATCTCCAAGACCAGAAACTTGAGCAGCTACTTTAGCGCCACTGTTGTTAAAAAATGCCGTTGCTTTTGAACCGATAATGGCTAAGTCAATATCAGCATTTTTCTCTTTCCACTCTTGCATGTCTAACATGGCTTTTTTGAACAAGTTAATGTTCAAGCCACCACACAAGCCGCGGTCAGTTGAAATAATGATGTAACCAACACGTTTGGCTTCACGCTCTTCTAGATATGGATGTTTATACTCTAGATTACCGTTCGCCAAATGACCGATCACTTTACGCATTGTTTCAGCATATGGACGGGAAGCTCCCATTGCGTCTTGAGAACGACGCATTTTTGAAGCTGCTACCATTTCCATCGCTTTCGTGATCTTTTGAGTGCTTTTAACACTCCCGATCTTAGTACGAATTTCTTTTGCGCCGGCCATCGTATTACTCTCTCTTTAGATAAAAAATATTGGTGACCCTAGAGCCACCTACTCATTATCAATTACCAGGTCTGGGTTGCTATGAAATCGTCCACAATCTTTTTAAGCTGTGTTTCGATCTCATCGTTATATGCACCCGTTGTATCGATCTCTTTTACAAAATCGGTAAACTGGCTACGAGCAAACGAAAGTAGCGCATCTTCGAAATCAGCAAGCTTATTCAGCTCGATATCTTCTAGATATCCACGTTCTGCAGCGAAGATAACAATAGCCTGATCAAATACAGACATAGGAGCATATTGTTTCTGCTTCATAAGTTCTGTTACTTTTTGACCGTGATCTAGTTGTCGTTTCGTTGCTTCATCAAGGTCAGACGAGAACTGAGCAAACGCTGCAAGTTCACGATACTGCGCTAGTGCGGTACGGATACCACCAGATAGCTTCTTGATAATTTTCGTTTGAGCAGCACCACCTACACGAGATACTGAAATACCTGGATCAACAGCAGGACGAACACCTGCACTGAACAGTTCAGTTTGTAAGAAGATCTGACCATCTGTAATCGAGATTACGTTAGTTGGTACGAATGCTGATACGTCACCTGCTTGAGTTTCAATGATAGGAAGCGCAGTTAAAGAACCTGTCTTACCTTTCACTTCACCCTTAGTGAAACGTTCTACATACACTTCACTTACTCGAGCAGCACGCTCTAGTAGACGGGAGTGGAGATAGAATACATCACCTGGGAATGCCTCACGGCCTGGTGGACGCTTAAGTAGTAGAGAGATCTGACGATACGCTACCGCTTGCTTAGATAAATCATCATAAACAATCAGAGCATCTTCACCGCGATCACGGAAGTACTCACCCATTGCACAACCTGCATAAGGCGCCAAATATTGAAGCGCTGCAGATTCAGAAGCCGATGCTACAACAACAATGGTGTTAGCCAATGCGCCGTGCTCTTCCAATTTGCGTACTACGTTGGCAATAGTCGATGCTTTCTGACCAATCGCTACATAGATAGAGTAAATACCTGAATCTCTTTGGTTAATGATCGCATCAATAGCCATCGCTGTTTTACCAGTCTGACGGTCACCGATGATAAGCTCACGCTGACCACGCCCGATAGGGATCATGGCATCAACGGACTTATAACCAGTTTGTACAGGCTGATCAACCGATTTACGGTCGATTACGCCCGGCGCAATTATCTCTACAGGAGAAGATAATTTCGCATCAATTGGACCTTTACCATCAATAGGCTCACCTAGCGTGTTAACCACACGGCCAAGCATTTCAGGACCAACAGGTACTTCCAGAATACGACCAGTACCAGTAACTTTCATGCCTTCTTGTAAGTCAGCATATGGCCCCATGACAACCGCACCAACCGAGTCACGCTCAAGGTTAAGTGCTAATGCATAACGACCAGTCGGTAGTTCAATCATTTCACCTTGCATCACGTCTGCTAGACCGTGAATACGAATAATACCATCGCTTACCGATACGATAGTACCTTCATTACGAGCTTCACTTACAACTTCGAAAGATTCGATACGTTGTTTGATTAGGTCGCTTATTTCTGTGGAATTAAGTTGCATGCTCCAATCCCCATCAAGACTGCAATGCATCGCTCAAACGGCCTAACTGACCGCGAGTTGAGTTATCGATGACTAAGTCTCCGGCTCGAATTACAACCCCACCAAGTAGGGTCTCATCTACACTACAATTCAGGTTAACTTTGCGTTCAAAACGCAGTTCAAGTTTGCTGCTGATATCTGTAAGTTGTTTATCAGAAAGTTCTGTCGCTGATATTAAATCAACATCCATTTCTTTCTCATACTCTTGTTTAAGAGCTAAAAACGCATCACATACTTCAGGAAGGGCCTTAAGTCGACCATTCGCAGCCATTACCTTAATAAGGTTTTGACCAAACTCATCAAACTGTTCGCCACAAACAACAATAAAGATTTCTGTGAGTTTATCCGCAGAAACAGAACCACTAAGTAGCTCCACTATATCTTTGTTCTTTGTAACTTCGGCTGCAAAAGTAAGCATTTGACCCCACTGGTCAAGAGCTTCTTTTTCTACCGCAAAGTCAAACGCTGCTTTAGCGTAAGGGCGTGCTATTGTTGTCAGTTGAGACATGTGCACCCCTCGCTTTAAAGTTTCGCAGTAATGTTATCAAGAATATCTTTGTGCGCATCTTTATCAATAGAGCGCTCTAGGATCTTCTCTGCACCAGCTAAAGCCAGAGTAGCAACTTGTTTGCGCAGATCATCTTTCGCACGATTACGTTCTGCTTCAATTTCTGCTTCCGCTTGCGTTAGGATTTTCTGGCGTTCTGCCTGAGCTTCCTCGCGTGCTTCATCAATAATTTGAGCTTTACGTTTATTCGCTGAATCAATGACCTCAGTTGCTGTGCGCTTCGCTTCTTTAAGTTGCTCAGAAGCGTTGGCTTGAGCTAGATTCAAATCTTTTGCTGCTCTTTCCGCAGCAGATAGACCATCAGCAATTTTATTCTGACGTTCTTCAATAGCTTCTATAATTGGTGGCCATACATATTTCATGCAGAAAACCACGAATAAAAAGAATGCTATTGCTTGACCTAGCAGAGTTGCGTTCATATTCACAACAGCTACCCCTCTATTTTGTTCACCAACGAAAAAATGCTAATCAACGACAAAGTATTTACTTTGATCTGTTAATTAACCTAGTTGACTAACAAATGGGTTAGCGAATGTGAATAGTAGTGCTATTACGATACCAATCATTGGAACCGCATCAAGTAGACCCGCGATGATAAACATCTTAACTTGTAGCATAGGAGCCATCTCTGGTTGGCGCGCAGCACCTTCTAGGAATTTACCACCTAGAATTGCGAAACCAATCGCTGTACCAAGAGAAGCAAGACCGACGATCAGACCTACGGCGATTGCTGAAAAGCTCAGTAAAGTTTCCATTACTATCTCCAATTTATAGTTGTTGGCTTATATGTGCCTAAAAAAGCTTTGTAAAATTAAATTAGTGATCCGGGTCTTCATGTGCCATCGATAAATAAACGATAGTTAACATCATGAATACAAACGCTTGAATCAAAATAATCAAAATATGGAAAATTGCCCATGGGAGAGCACCTAACCATTGTAACCACCACGGAAGCATAGCCGCGATAAGAATGAATACAACCTCACCAGCAAACATGTTACCGAATAAACGCATACCAAGAGAAAGAGGTTTAGCGAGTAGCGAAACAACTTCTAATAGTAAGTTAAACGGTATCATCACTGGATGATTAAATGGATGTAATGCTAATTCTTTCGCAAAACCACCTAGACCTTTCACTTTGATGCTGTAATAAATCATCAAAAAGAAAACGCCTAGAGCCATAGCCATCGTGATATTAACATCAGCAGAAGGAACCACTTTTAAATAAGGGATACCTAAC comes from the Vibrio sp. DW001 genome and includes:
- the atpA gene encoding F0F1 ATP synthase subunit alpha → MQLNSTEISDLIKQRIESFEVVSEARNEGTIVSVSDGIIRIHGLADVMQGEMIELPTGRYALALNLERDSVGAVVMGPYADLQEGMKVTGTGRILEVPVGPEMLGRVVNTLGEPIDGKGPIDAKLSSPVEIIAPGVIDRKSVDQPVQTGYKSVDAMIPIGRGQRELIIGDRQTGKTAMAIDAIINQRDSGIYSIYVAIGQKASTIANVVRKLEEHGALANTIVVVASASESAALQYLAPYAGCAMGEYFRDRGEDALIVYDDLSKQAVAYRQISLLLKRPPGREAFPGDVFYLHSRLLERAARVSEVYVERFTKGEVKGKTGSLTALPIIETQAGDVSAFVPTNVISITDGQIFLQTELFSAGVRPAVDPGISVSRVGGAAQTKIIKKLSGGIRTALAQYRELAAFAQFSSDLDEATKRQLDHGQKVTELMKQKQYAPMSVFDQAIVIFAAERGYLEDIELNKLADFEDALLSFARSQFTDFVKEIDTTGAYNDEIETQLKKIVDDFIATQTW
- the atpE gene encoding F0F1 ATP synthase subunit C, whose translation is METLLSFSAIAVGLIVGLASLGTAIGFAILGGKFLEGAARQPEMAPMLQVKMFIIAGLLDAVPMIGIVIALLFTFANPFVSQLG
- the atpH gene encoding F0F1 ATP synthase subunit delta encodes the protein MSQLTTIARPYAKAAFDFAVEKEALDQWGQMLTFAAEVTKNKDIVELLSGSVSADKLTEIFIVVCGEQFDEFGQNLIKVMAANGRLKALPEVCDAFLALKQEYEKEMDVDLISATELSDKQLTDISSKLELRFERKVNLNCSVDETLLGGVVIRAGDLVIDNSTRGQLGRLSDALQS
- the atpF gene encoding F0F1 ATP synthase subunit B, whose product is MNMNATLLGQAIAFFLFVVFCMKYVWPPIIEAIEERQNKIADGLSAAERAAKDLNLAQANASEQLKEAKRTATEVIDSANKRKAQIIDEAREEAQAERQKILTQAEAEIEAERNRAKDDLRKQVATLALAGAEKILERSIDKDAHKDILDNITAKL
- the atpG gene encoding F0F1 ATP synthase subunit gamma, whose translation is MAGAKEIRTKIGSVKSTQKITKAMEMVAASKMRRSQDAMGASRPYAETMRKVIGHLANGNLEYKHPYLEEREAKRVGYIIISTDRGLCGGLNINLFKKAMLDMQEWKEKNADIDLAIIGSKATAFFNNSGAKVAAQVSGLGDDPSLEELIGSVGVMLKKYDEGELDRLYVVFNKFVNTMVQEPTIDQLLPLPKSDSESMKRTHSWDYIYEPEPKPLLDALLIRYVESQVYQGVVENLACEQAARMIAMKAATDNASDLIDDLELVYNKARQSAITQELSEIVSGAAAV
- the atpB gene encoding F0F1 ATP synthase subunit A — its product is MAAPGEALTTSGYIDHHLTNLSLAKISEHFDLGWGITETSFWNVNIDSLFFSVLTGLIFLGIFRSVAKKATVGVPGKLQCAVEMVMEFVADNVKETFHGRNPLIAPLALTIFCWILLMNIMDLIPIDFIPYPAQHWLGIPYLKVVPSADVNITMAMALGVFFLMIYYSIKVKGLGGFAKELALHPFNHPVMIPFNLLLEVVSLLAKPLSLGMRLFGNMFAGEVVFILIAAMLPWWLQWLGALPWAIFHILIILIQAFVFMMLTIVYLSMAHEDPDH
- the atpD gene encoding F0F1 ATP synthase subunit beta; protein product: MATGKIVQIIGAVVDVEFPQGEVPRVYDALNVIEAKERLVLEVQQQLGGGVIRAIVMGSSDGLRRGLVVENTGAPITVPVGTKTLGRIMNVLGDAIDECGDIGAEEHYAIHREAPSYEEQSNVSELLETGVKVIDLICPFAKGGKIGLFGGAGVGKTVNMMELINNIALQHSGLSVFAGVGERTREGNDFYFEMQEAGVVNVENPEESKVAMVYGQMNEPPGNRLRVALTGLTMAERFRDEGRDVLLFIDNIYRYTLAGTEVSALLGRMPSAVGYQPTLAEEMGVLQERITSTKAGSITSVQAVYVPADDLTDPSPATTFAHLDATVVLNRNIAAMGLYPAIDPLDSSSRQLDPLVVGQEHYDVARGVQSTLQRYKELKDIIAILGMDELSEEDKLVVSRARKIERFLTQPYHVAEVFTGDPGVYVSLKETLRGFKGLLGGEYDDIPEQAFMYCGVIDDAIENAKKL